In the Ranitomeya imitator isolate aRanImi1 chromosome 2, aRanImi1.pri, whole genome shotgun sequence genome, ctgtgtcttttctgtcctgtgtctccgccatcgtCCTGTGTCTTTTccatcctgtgtctccgccattgtCCTGTGTCTTttccgtcctgtgtctccgccatcgtCCTGTGTCTTTTCCATCCTATGGCTCCGCCATCGCCCTATGTCTTttccgtcctgtgtctccgccatcgtcctgtgtcttttccgtcctgtgtctccgccatcgtCCTGTGTCTTTTCCATCCTGTGTCTCCACCATCGCCCTGTCTCTGCCGTCAGTGTCACCATCGTCCTGAGTCTCCGCCATCGTCCTGTGTCTCCACCatcgccctgtgtctctgccgtcagTGTCATCATTGTTGTGaagtaaagtaaataaggcagcacactgcagcgctagaacatacaaacttgaaaaatgaaatttgaactgcattactgcactagaaatatgaaaaatgagagggtttagcgcataaaaatggccaattttatgtgtacatggtagcccctttacggcatctctcttataccaggtcctacacttgctttacctcgctgagaataaacgtctccatctgaatgggtacatgtggaacctcttcctagactaaaattctctctctctgtggaggggtattggacctgctgtaattaaaacacctgtggctagaaggcggagtgcacgatcagaaggctagagaatacatttcaaaaacctgacctgcacatccaaacatagactcagtgtgaacaggtgttgaacCCAGAGTCgcgaactcgcatatagttaagtaaataaggcagcacactgcagcgctaaaacatacaaacttgaaaaatgaaatttgaactgcattactgcactagaaatatgaaaaatgagagagtttagcgcataaaaatggccaattttatgtgtacctggtagcccctttacggcatctctcttatatcatTGTTGTGAGTCTCCGCCATCGTCCAGTGTCTTTTCCGTCCTGTGTCTCCACCATCGCCCGGTGTCTCTGCCGTCAGTGTCACCATCGTCCTTAGTCTCCGCCATCGTCCTGCCTCTGCTCCCGCCAGAGAATTGCATCACTAGCGATTCACCGCACAAGAAACGCTGTGAGGAAACATGGACCGATTGCGTTTTTTCACCACTTTTCAGCACATTTTAAGGAAACATTAATGTcaaaagtataaggctatgtgcacacgttcaggattaggaatttctggtgcggattctgcctctcctggcagaaaatgcacctgtggatttgtcgcgttttttgtgcaattccgcagtgtttttttgcgttttttacccctgcggttttctataatggaataggtacaaaaacgctgcagattcacaaaaaagaagtgacatgctaaggATCACACTGTGCTTCCgtccagtgtcctctcctcctgcggTCACTGTGGGCGCGGAGCTCAGGCAGCAGGtccattcagtgacagcaagcaggAAACTAATGTGACTGGGCGGAGACAAACATTTATTTAGACCACGTTCTTATATGGCTCCGCCCCTTCTGTGAGTGACAGGATTATTCTCCGCCCCCTTTTGCTGTGTGACTTCATGGTCACAAGACTGACACTTTGTAACCAGCTGATTAACGTCATCACCACGCCCCTTATTTTGGCTCCACCCCCGATACTCAGACCGGCGTCTTACTGGCTGAGAGGCGGGTGACGTCATGTAACAACAGGAAGTGGAGAGCTGCAATCACCGGAAGAGTTCAGAGCCTGAGAGACCGGACCGGGAGACCGAGCGACATGTCCAACATGGAGAGTATCCTCCCCGCGGCCTGGTGAGCGCGGACCGACACCCGTGCGTGTGTAGCCGTCACAGTAGCTCCTGTGCCTGCCCTTATGGCTATTGCTATAGCTAGCCCCTCTGCTTTCTGTGACTGCCCCCATATATCCTCCACCCCTGTAACTGCCCCCATAGATCCTCCTCCCCTGTAACTGCCCCCATAGCTCCCCCACCCCTGTAACTGCCCCCATAGCTCCTCCACCCCTGTAACTGCCCCCATAGCTTCCCCACCCCTGTAACTGCCCCCATAGCTTCCCCACCCCTGTAACTGCCCCCATATATCCTCCACCCCTGTAACTGCCCCCATAGCTCCTCCACCCCTGTAACTGCCCCCATAGCTTCCCCACCCCTGTAACTGCCCCCATAGCTTCCCCACCCCTGTAACTGCCCCCATATATCCTCCACCCCTGTAACTGCCCCCATAGCTCCTCCACCCCTGTAACTGCCCCCATAGCTCCTCCACCCCTGTAACTGCCCCCATAGCTTCCCCACCCCTGTAACTGCCCCCATAGCTTCCCCACCCCTGTAACTGCCCCCATATATCCTCCACCCCTGTAACTGCCCCCATATATCCTCCACCCCTGTAACTGCCCCATAGCTCCTCCTCCCCTGTAACTGCCCCATAGCTCCTCCTCCCCTGTAACTGCCCCATAGCTCCTCCACCCCTGTAACTGCCCCTATAGCTCCTCCGCCCCTGTAACTGCCCCTATAGCTCCTCCGCCCCTGTAACTGCCCCCATAGCTTCCCCACCCCTGTAACTGCCCCCATAGCTTCCCCACCCCTGTAACTGCCCCCATAGCCTCTCTGCCTTCTGTGACTGCCCCTATAGCTCCTGCACCCCTGTCACTCCCCCATAGATCCTCCACCCCTGTAACTGCCCCCATAGCTCCTCCACCCCTGTAATTGCCCCCATAGCTCCTCCACCCCTGTAACTGCCCCATAGCTCCTCCACCCCTGTAACTGCCCCCATAGCCCCTCTGACTTCTGTGACTGCCCCTATAGCTCCTCCGCCCCTGTAACTGCCCCCATAGCTCCCCCACCCCTGTAACTGCCCCATAGCTCCCCGCCCCTGTAACTGCCCCCATAGCTCCCCCACCCCTGTAACTGCCCCCATAGCTCCTCCTCCCCTGTAACTGCCCCATAGCTCCTCCACCCCTGTAACTGCCCCCATAGCTCCTCCGCTCCTGTAACTGCCCCCATAGCTCCTCCGCCCCTGTGACTGCCCCCATAGCTCCTCCACCCCTGTAACTGCCCCCATAGCTCCTCCGCCCCTGTGACTGCCCCCATAGCTCCTCCGCCCCTGTGACTGCCCCCATAGCTCCTCCGCCCCTGTGACTGCCCCCATAGCTCCTCCGCCCCTGTGACTGCCCCCATAGCTCCTCCGCCCCTGTGACTGCCCCCATAGCTCCTCCGCCCCTGTGACTGCCCCCATAGCTCCTCCGCCCCTGTGACTGCCCCCATAGCTCCTCCGCCCCTGTGACTGCCCCCATAACTCCTCCGCCCCTGTGACTGCCCCCATAGCTCCTCCGCCCCTGTGACTGCCCCCATAGCTCCTCCGCCCCTGTGACTGCCCCCATAGCTCCTCCGCCCCTGTGACTGCCCCCATAGCTCCTCCGCCCCTGTGACTGCCCCCATAGCTCCTCCGCCCCTGTGACTGCCCCCATAGCTCCTCCGCCCCTGTGACTGCCCCCATAGCTCCTCCACCCCTGTGACTGTCCCTTTACTTGCCTCTATAGCTCCTCTGGCCCCCCCGGACGTGGCCCTGTAGGCTGTGAAGTGGGTGCGCCCTTCACTTATTGCCCGGTGGAGTTCTGGTCACTATGTCCCACTGCAGAGCCGTGCTCACCTCCATCTGCCGCATGTGATGGGAGCCCGGGCTCTGAGCACGGCTGTAGCCATGAGGGCTGAACCTTCCCAGTGTGCCGCTCAGCGTCCCCTCATACGTCATATATCTGTAATAGAGGATTATGGGGGCAGTGAGGACtgctggctgacaacagagaggaaGAGAATGCATTTAACTGCACAGTTATTTAATGGAGGTAAATGACAGTTTAGTTTCTTCACATGATTTTTCACCTGGTGAGGAGCCATTATTTCCTGAGGACTGTGCAGCCTGTATATCTGCACTGATATAATGTAACAGATGCTCAGCTGTGAGAATAATTTAGTCAGAACAAAATGACGCACTTTACTGACAACAAACAGAGATCTTAAAAATGTTGCACTTAGATTGTATTAGGACGTGTAAAATGTATCCGCTCTCCGTCCTCCTGGATGCAAtgtgtcctccccccccccccccccactccatcCTCCTGGATACAATGTGTCAACCCCCCCCCCCAACCTCCATCCTCCTGGATGcaatgtgtcccccccccccccactccgtCCTCCTGGATGCAATGTGCCCCCCCCCACTCCGTCCTCCTGGATGCAATGTGCCCCCCACTCCGTCCTCCTGGATGCAATGTGCCCCCCCCCACTCCGTCCTCCTGGATgcaatgtgccccccccccccactccgtCCTCCTGGATacaatgtgcccccccccccccactccgtCCTCCTGGATACAATGTATTCCCCCCACTTTGTCCTCCTGGATACAAtgtatctccccccccccccccccactccgtcctcctgggtgccatgtatccccCCACTCGCTTCCTTTGTCCTCCTAGGTGCCATCAATGGGAGGGGGAGAACCAAACAAAAGACAATCTCAAGGTCCACAGTAGAGTGCGTATAAAATTGCTTTAGTTAATATTTTTAACAAGCAAGGATTGGTGTGGACAAACACATGACATTCAGCACACAGCCTGTATAGCTGTATAGTAGGGGCGTATCGGACCATGAGAGGCTAACTGGACACATAGTaacattaatgggaacctgtcacctgaatttggcgggactggttttgggtcatatgggcggagttttcgggtgtttgattcaccctttccttacccgctggctgcatgctggccgaaatattgaagttcattttctgtcctccgtagcacgccttgcgcaggcgtgtactacggaggacagagaatgaacttcaacccaatattgcggccagcatgcagccagcgggtaaggaaagggtgaatcaaacacccgaaaactccgcccatatgacccaaaaccagtcccgccaaattcaggtgacaggttccctttaatatacataGTGTGACCCGTAGCTGCAGGTGTCAGGTAAAGCTTGCAATTCTTACACTATAGGCTATCGTCTAATATATATCCATAGGTGCCAGATATATAAGCACCACAATCAGAGAAGTATATAGTACTTTATTTACCTGAGACAGTACACCAGTAAGGGGCTCGAATGGTCCGCAGGCCCCCCAACGAGCATTTCGGAGAAGCACTTTCGTCAGGGGACATGATCCACAATAGGCTATCGTCTAATATATAAGAATAGCAAGCTTTACCTGCCACCTGCAGCTAcgggtcacactttgttatttcggATTGTACCTATGTATATTAATGTTACTATGTGTCCAGTTAGCCTAAAGGAATCTCTTATGGTCCGATACGCCCCTACTATACAGGCTGTGTGCTGAATGTTATGTGTTTGTCCACACCTATCCTTGCctgttaaaaaatatattttatatgtaCTCTACTGTGGATCATGAGATTGTGTTTTGTGTGGTTCTCCCCCTCAACTtgattgttaggctatgtgcacacgttgcagatttggctgcgaattcgcagctgttttccatgcagtccTCACAAAGTCCTGCATATGTGTTAAAGGGTATATCCATATAATTTGTGGATTGTTTTCCCTATTGTGGAATATTGAGAATATATACTCCTGCACTAGCATATCAATGCCTGTCACAAACCTCTTCTcctcctgggtgccatgtatcccccccccccccccatccctgtCCTCCCGGGTGCCATGTATCCCCCTCCCTGTCCTCCTGGGTGCTGTGTATCTCCCTTCTGTCCTCCTGGGTGCTGTGTATCTCCCTTCTGTCCTCCTGGGTGCTGTTTATCCACCCCTGTCCTCCTGGGTGCTGTGTATCTCCCTTCTGTCCTCCTGGGTGCTGTTTATCCACCCCTGTCCTCCTGGGTGCTGTGTATCTCCCTTCTGTCCTCCTGGGTGCTGTTTATCCACCCCTGTCCTCCTGGGTGCTGTGTATCTCCCTTCTGTCCTCCTGGGTGCTGTTTATCCACCCCTGTCCTCCTGGGTGCTGTGTATCCCCCCCTTCCCCATCGTCCTGGGTGCTGTGTATCCCCCCCCCATCCTCTTGGATTCACCGTATCCCCCCCCTCCATCCTCTTGGATACACCGTATCCCCCCCCCCTCCATCCTCTTGGATACaccgtattcccccccccccctccatcctCTTGGATACACCGTATCCCCCCCTCCATCCTCTTGGATACACTGTATTCCCCCCCCTCCAGCCTCTTGGATACACTGTATTCCCCCCCTCCATCCTCTTGGATACACCGTATCCCCCCCTCCATCCTCTTGGATACACCGTATCCCCCTCCATCCTCTTGGATACACCGTATCCCCCCCTCCATCCTCTTGGATACACCGTATCCCCCCCCCCTCCATCCTCTTGGATGCACTGTATCCCCCCCTGCGGTCAGTGTTGGGGTAAACTGCATGTTGTCATGTGATGTCAGGGCGGGTCATGTGACTGTGGCCGGCAGGTGGGGGCAGGGCAGGAGCTGGCAGAGCAGGGTGAACCGGTTATTACACCTCGGCTCTATTAATAGAGGGACAGGGCGATCTGCGCAGCTGCGGCTCCTCGGGGTTCCCCGCTCCCTTCCCCCACTGTAGTCATAGTCTAGTAACCCTTACCCTGCCGGACAGTCGATATTTACACCTCCAGACATGTGGTGTGTGGGGCCATATACGCGGCATTTTCCAAAGATGCTCGGCCCCCGCAGCGACAGTGATTCGGACGGGGTTATTATTGATTGTGTTGTCTGGCGCTGGGGCCCGCGCCTCGGATCTGATGTCTCCGCTGGTTGATTTCATTCCTTAACCCTTCGATCAGAACATCTATTTAACCTGAAGTTTGCAGCTAAAGAACTGAATCGGAACGCCAAGAAATGCGATAAAGAGGAGAAGACGGAGAAGGCCAAAATAAAGAAGGTAAGAGGTATAATGAGGGGTCTGAGCTCCGGGACCCCCCGCCGTGCCCCTTGTATTGTGTATATAGGAGCACAGCGCCACAAGATGGTTGGGGCTGGTACCGCAGCTCATCTTGTTAGCAGATCGTACAGACAATGTTGCGCCGTGTGTAGCCGGGGGACTCCGCGCCGTGTGTAGCCGGGTAGGTCCGCGCCGTCTGTAGCCGGGGGTCCGCGTGGTCTGTACAGGTCACTGCTTACACCTCTTCTCTCTCCCCCAGGCCATACAGAAGGGcaatacagagattgcgaggatacACGCGGAGAACGCCATCCGCCAGAAGAATCAAGGCATCAACTTCCTGCGGATGAGTGCCCGGGTGGACGCAGTGGCAGCGCGGGTGCAGACGGCCGTCACAATGGGCAAGGTTGGTTGCATTTGAGTTTATGAAATAATTTCCCTTCTTGGATTCAGACTCTTTGAAACATTTACATGTGATAGGGGTGAGGACGTGATGGGCGGAGCAGAAATCTGCAGACATTCTCTAAACGCTCCAGTCACATCAAGAGCTGCATCCAGAGCTGTTTGGTCACATCTTTGATATCGGAGTGGAGCTGCTCTGGATCGAAGTAGAGAAAACAATAAAATCCATAGAACAATACATGATTTGTGGTGTTCTTTTAATTTCCCAGGATGCTCCCTGCCCACATTTTGCCCATTTAATTTGTTTCTGTTTATTTCAGGTGACGAAGTCGATGGCGGGAGTGGTGAAATCCATGGACGCCACATTAAAGAGCATGAACCTGGAGAAGGTGTGTGCAGCCGCCGTGTGCATGGCGCGGGTGTGTGCAGCGGCCGTGTGCATGGCGCGGGTGTGTGCAGCGGCCGTGTGCGTGGCGCGGGTGTGTGCAGCGGCCGTGTGCGTGGCGCGGGTGTGTGCAGCGGCCGTGTGAGTGGCGCGGGTGTGTGCAGCGGCCGTGAGAGTGGCGCGGGTGTGTGCAGCGGCCGTGTGCGTGGCGCGGGTGTGTGCAGCGGCCGTGTGCATGGCGCGGGTGTCTGCAGCGGCCGTGTGAGTGGCGCGGGTGTGTACATCAGTTTTTGCGTCTCAATTATCGTTGTCCTCTGTCCGCAGATCTCCGCTCTCATGGATAAGTTCGAGCACCAGTTTGAGACGCTCGATGTTCAGACGCAGCAGATGGAAGACTCGATGAGCAACACGACGACGCTGACCACGCCGCAGGTATAAGATGGCGGTCTCTTGAAGAGAGTAGAGAGATTCGCCCGTACTCTGAGCCGCCAGGGTCTTCTGACTCTCCGCTGCACCACTAGCGCCCCCTGTGTGTGCAGGGGACCCGTGTTGGTCATCCCAGCAGCCATGCTGGTAGCACTCGGTGCGTCAGACATTACTACGTCTGGTTGTGAATTGTGATGTTTTCTCTTACAGAACCAGGTGGACAATCTGTTACAGGAGATGGCGGATGAGGCCGGGTGAGTGACGGTGATCTGCGCAGGCGGCCTGTAATATTATTACAGcagctactatataattgtctaagggtcacttccgtctgtctctctggctggctcggatattcattggtcgcggcctctgtctgtcatggaaatgcaggtcgctgattggtctcgccagctgcctgtcgcaaccaatcagcgacggccatagtccgattagtccctccatactcccctgcagtcagtgcccagcggccgctccatactcccctccagtcagccctcacccagggttaatggcagcgttaatggaccgcggtgtaacgcactccattaacgcagctattaaccccgtgtgaccaacttttcactattgatgatgcgtatgcagcatcaatagtaaaaagatctaatgttacaaataataataaaaaaaacccgttattctcaccctccgacgtgcgtggtgtccccggcagtgcaagcggcaggctccggtgccaaggatgctatgtgagaaggaccttccatgacgtcacggtcatgtgaccgcgacgtcatcacaggtcctgcgctcatagcaaccctgggaccggaagctgccgcttgcaccgcacacaggcgccaggactacaaggggccttcggaaggtgagtatatgtttattttttattttaagtcttttttaaccagttacatatgtgactggccaatatactacgtggacatgcatattctagaatacccgatgcgttagaatctggccaccatctagtactaataTAACGCTGCACCCAGACCAGAGGAGCAGCTGTAATATAAGACGTCGCCCTACAGGCACCGGACCGACAAATCCTGAAAATCAAAGACAGACAAACTATAAATTCATGTATACACtccattactctctgttatcaaccatccaAGCTGGAGAGGGGCTACTGGAGTGTTATTTTATAGCATAAGTGACGGGAAGTGTAGAAACCTCTCTGCCCCCCATAAACCTACTAGGTATTACACATCTGCAGTGCTGAGATCCTTCTATATGTGACTAtcagccccttataatgctccagtactgatataacctccagacattacaccatatgtgactgatatcagccccttataacgctccagcactgatataacccccagacattacaccatatgtgactgatatcagcccctcttataacgctccagtactgatataaccccagacattacaccatatgtgactgatatcagcccctcttataacgctccagtgctgatataacccccagacattacaccatatgtgactgatatcagcctcttataacgctccagtactgatataaccccagacattacaccatatgtgactgatatcagcccctcttataacgctccagtactgatataacctccagacattacaccgtatgtgactgatatcagtgttatgtttgctaatgacaggtgttatgaaggcaatccagaaacagtgtgcttagcgatcagagcgcacacagtgatctgacaaatacccaaaaatacaagaacgagctctgagacgtggaaactctgtagactgcacacctgatcctatcctaaacacaactaaaagcggctgtggattgcgcctaacaactacctaggcaactcggcacagcctaagaaactagctagcctgaagatagaaaaataggcctgacttgccccagagaaattccccaaaggaaaaggcagccccccacatataatgactgtgagtaagatgaaaagacaaaacgtagggatgaaatagattcagcaaagtggggcccgatattctaggacagagcgaggacagtaaagcgaactttgcagtctacaaaaaaccctaaagcaaaaccacgcaaagggggcaaaaaaaaaaccaccgtgccgaactaacggcacggcggtacaccctttgcgtctcagagcttccagcaaaacaaaagacaagctggacagaaaaaaaacaacaaaaagcaaaaagcacttagctatacagagcagcaggtcacaggaacaatcaggagaagctcagattcaacactgaaacattgacaaggagcaaggatagcagcaacaggcggagttaagtaatgaagcagttaacgagctcaccagaacacctgagggaggaagctcagaagctgcagtaccacttgtgaccacaggagtgaattcagccacagaattcacaacatatcagccccttataacgctccagtactgatataacccccagacattacaccatatgtgactgatatcagcctcttataatgctccagtactgatataacctccagacattacaccatatgtgactgatatcagcctcttataacgctccagtactgatataacccccagacattacaccatatgtgactgatatcagcctcttataacgctccagtactgatataacttccagacattacatcatatgtgactgatatcagctcctcttataatgctccagtactgatataacctccagacattacacaatatgtgactgatatcagaccctcttataatgctccagtactgatataacccccagacattacaccatatgtgactgatatcagcccctcttataacgctccagtactgatataacccccagatattacaccatatgtgactgatatcagaccctcttataatgctccagtactgatataacctgcaGACATTACACCGTGTGTGACTGAtaccagcccctcttataacgctccagtactgatataacccccagacattacaccatatgtgactgatatcagcctcttattacgctccagtactgatataaccccagacattacaccatatgtgactgatatcagaccctcttataatgctccagtactgatataacctgcaGACATTACACCGTGTGTGACTGAtaccagcccctcttataacgctccagtactgatataacccccagactttacaccgtatgtgactgatatcagcccctcttataacgctccagtactgatataaccccagacattacaccatatgtgactgatatcagcctcttataatgctccagtactgatataaccccagacattacaccgtatgtgactgatatcagcccctcttataacgctccagtactgatataaccccagacattacaccgtgtGTGACTGAtaccagcccctcttataacgctccagtactgatataacccccagactttacaccgtatgtgactgatatcagcccctcttataacgctccagtactgatataaccccagacattacaccatatgtgactgatatcagcctcttataatgctccagtactgatataaccccagacattacaccgtatgtgactgatatcagcccctcttataacgctccagtactgatataacctgcagatattacaccatatgtgactgataccagcccctcttataacgctccagtactgatataacctccagatattacaccgtatgtgactgatatcagcccctcttataacgctccagtactgatataacccccagactttacaccgtatgtgactgatatcagcccctcttattacgctccagtactgatataacctgcagatattacaccatatgtgactgataccagcccctcttataacgctccagtactgatataacctccagatattacaccgtatgtgactgatatcagcccctcttataacgctccagtactgatataaccccagacattacaccgtatgtgactgatatcagactCTTATTACGCTCCAGCTCGCCGCTCCGCTTCTCCTGTTTGTAGTCTCTGTCGCGGACTCCGGACTTTCTCTTAGTGTTCACATCTTGCTTCTTTTCCAGCCTTGACTTGAACATGGAGCTTCCTCAGGGACAGACCGGATCAGTAGGAACCAGCGTCGCTTCTACAGAACAGGTAAAGGGAGGGACGGAGGAGACCGAGAAACTGACCCAAGTGTAACCCTGTGTGATTACTTACATCCCATCATAGGAAGGAAAATCGCCAAGCAGAATAGCTTGTATTACACTCCAAAGCTGCACTCGCCACTAAATAGCTTCACAGCTGAAATCTCTCAGCATTCCCTGAATGTTCAGCATCTACACAGAGCTTCTGATGATCTGTAGGAAAAAGGGACAGCCTCTCCTTCCAATATGAGAGCTAAGCTGTGAGGGACAGTCTGTCCACAATACTTCCAATAGCTActgacagaatagtgagtgccgctctggagtataatacaggaggtaactcaggatcagtaatgtaatgtgtgtacacagtgactgcaccagcagaatagtgagtgcagctctggggtataatacaggatgtaactcaggatcagtaatgtatgtacacagtgactgcaccagcagagttgtgagtgcagctctggagtataatacaggatgtaactcaggatcagtaatgtaatgtatgtacacagtgactgcaccagcagaatagtgagtgcagctctggggtataatactggatgtaactcaggatcagtaatgtaatgtatgtacacagtgactgcaccagcagagtagtgagtgcagctctggggtataatacaggatttaactcaggatcagtaatgtaatgtatgtacacagtgactgcaccagcagaaaagtgagtgcagctctggagtataatacagaatgtaactcaggatcagtaatgtaatgtatgtacacagtgactgcatcagcagaatagtgagcgcagctctggagtataataccggatgtaactcaggattagtaatctatgtacacagtgact is a window encoding:
- the CHMP1B gene encoding charged multivesicular body protein 1b, which gives rise to MSNMEKHLFNLKFAAKELNRNAKKCDKEEKTEKAKIKKAIQKGNTEIARIHAENAIRQKNQGINFLRMSARVDAVAARVQTAVTMGKVTKSMAGVVKSMDATLKSMNLEKISALMDKFEHQFETLDVQTQQMEDSMSNTTTLTTPQNQVDNLLQEMADEAGLDLNMELPQGQTGSVGTSVASTEQDELSQRLARLRDQV